The Desertifilum tharense IPPAS B-1220 genome includes a region encoding these proteins:
- a CDS encoding Npun_R1517 family heterocyst differentiation transcriptional regulator produces MQSEPLEYQSSSSEIGIYECEVYLKFRLIEEKGALSDRDQLLDTLLDAFAEGEDGYLESLQVHVEAQRISEKKASARMRRKLIRLRNSDKLK; encoded by the coding sequence ATGCAATCTGAGCCTTTAGAATATCAATCTTCTTCCTCTGAGATCGGAATTTATGAATGTGAAGTCTATTTAAAGTTTAGGTTAATAGAAGAAAAAGGCGCTCTGAGCGATCGCGATCAGTTGCTCGACACCTTGCTTGATGCCTTCGCCGAAGGGGAAGACGGCTACCTCGAAAGCTTGCAAGTCCATGTGGAAGCTCAAAGAATTTCCGAAAAGAAAGCTTCTGCCAGAATGCGACGCAAGCTGATCCGCCTGCGTAATTCTGATAAACTGAAGTAA
- a CDS encoding Dps family protein: MAETQNLLRSFDRVYDNPIMLDQSVTAPICEGLNVVLSSFQALYLQYQKHHFVVEGSEFYSLHEFFNDSYDQVQDHVHELGERLNGLGGTPAASFTKLAELCCFEPESDGVYTCRQMVENDLKAEQAIIQAIRKQAAQAESLGDRATRYLYEQILLKTEDRAFHLAHFLAPDSLTLAFVQARNGN; this comes from the coding sequence ATGGCAGAGACACAAAATTTACTGAGATCCTTCGATCGGGTTTACGATAACCCGATTATGCTCGATCAATCCGTCACTGCTCCCATTTGTGAAGGACTCAATGTTGTCCTATCGAGCTTCCAAGCCTTATATTTGCAATATCAAAAACATCATTTTGTAGTGGAAGGCTCCGAGTTTTACTCGCTGCATGAATTCTTCAACGATAGCTACGATCAAGTTCAAGACCACGTTCACGAATTAGGCGAACGCTTAAATGGTTTAGGCGGAACGCCCGCCGCCAGTTTCACCAAACTGGCAGAACTCTGCTGCTTTGAACCCGAATCTGATGGCGTTTACACCTGTCGGCAAATGGTAGAAAATGACCTCAAAGCCGAACAAGCCATTATCCAAGCGATTCGCAAACAAGCAGCCCAAGCCGAGAGTTTAGGCGATCGCGCTACCCGCTATCTCTACGAGCAAATCCTCTTGAAAACGGAGGATCGCGCCTTCCATCTGGCTCACTTCCTAGCACCAGACAGCCTGACTCTTGCGTTTGTACAAGCCCGTAACGGTAACTAA
- the plsY gene encoding glycerol-3-phosphate 1-O-acyltransferase PlsY — translation MTNEILINGGLFVAAYLLGSIPIGYLLGRWLKGVDLREVGSGSTGATNVLRTLGKGPAAIVLLVDIGKGAAAIALVKWAYSLGLLASVAAWQPWMVTLAGLAAVIGHSKSIWLNFKGGKSVAASLGILLAMSWQVGLATVGVFAAVLAVSRIVSLSSIAGAIAVSALMVLLHQPLAYQLFGLVGGLFVLWRHRSNMQRLLAGTEPQLGQSVPQTTSESPAD, via the coding sequence ATGACAAATGAGATATTGATTAACGGCGGTTTGTTCGTTGCGGCTTATTTATTGGGTTCTATTCCCATCGGTTACTTACTGGGGCGCTGGCTTAAAGGCGTGGATCTCCGAGAGGTGGGTTCGGGTTCAACGGGTGCAACCAATGTTTTACGCACGTTAGGCAAAGGGCCGGCGGCGATCGTGCTTTTGGTGGATATTGGTAAAGGAGCCGCTGCGATCGCCCTGGTGAAGTGGGCGTACTCTTTGGGTCTTTTAGCTTCCGTTGCGGCTTGGCAGCCCTGGATGGTGACGCTAGCGGGGTTAGCGGCGGTGATTGGTCACAGCAAGTCGATTTGGCTGAATTTTAAGGGCGGAAAGTCTGTTGCTGCGAGTTTGGGGATTCTGCTGGCGATGTCTTGGCAAGTCGGCTTGGCAACGGTGGGCGTGTTTGCGGCGGTTCTGGCGGTTTCGCGGATCGTCTCTTTGAGTTCCATTGCGGGCGCGATCGCGGTTTCTGCGTTGATGGTGCTTTTGCATCAACCGCTGGCTTATCAACTGTTTGGCTTAGTGGGGGGATTATTTGTCCTCTGGCGACATCGCAGCAATATGCAGCGTCTCCTGGCGGGTACAGAGCCTCAACTGGGTCAATCAGTACCCCAAACAACGAGCGAGAGTCCAGCAGATTAG